One window from the genome of Andrena cerasifolii isolate SP2316 chromosome 3, iyAndCera1_principal, whole genome shotgun sequence encodes:
- the LOC143366809 gene encoding NADH-cytochrome b5 reductase 3-like isoform X6, which produces MTNKDAGNVLPVLAAVGTIAVIGLAVKLYISWSSEKKKKSPSLLVDPVVKYSLPLIQKDVISHDTRKFRFGLPTPDHILGLPIGQHVHLIAKIGEDVVIRSYTPVSSDDDHGYVDLVIKVYFKSVHPKFPEGGKLSQHLENMKIGDTIDFKGPSGRLVYKGHGKFSIKILRKDPPVDYDTKKVVMLAGGTGITPMLQLIRAITKDATDETQVSLLFANQTEKDILLRDELDGIAKNHPDKLKVWYTLDTSGENWPYSTGHINAEMIEKHMFPPSSDTIVLMCGPPPMINFACNPNLDKLGYDLKLRFAY; this is translated from the exons ATGACTAATAAAGACGCTGGAAAC GTTTTGCCAGTGTTGGCTGCTGTAGGAACGATAGCTGTAATAGGATTAGCAGTGAAACTTTACATATCGTGGAGCagcgaaaagaaaaagaagtctCCGAGTTTGCTGGTTGACCCAGTTGTTAAATATAGCTTACCATTAATTCAAAAAGACGTAATAAGCCACGATACAAGAAAGTTTAGATTTGGTTTGCCAACACCAGATCACATCTTAGGGTTACCGATTGGTCAGCATGTACATTTAATAGCGAAAATCGGAGAAGATGTTGTTATACGATCCTATACGCCTGTTTCTAGCGACGACGACCATGGTTACGTAGATCTTGTCATCAAA GTATATTTCAAAAGCGTACATCCAAAATTCCCCGAGGGGGGGAAATTGTCTCAGCATCTAGAAAACATGAAAATTGGAGATACTATTGATTTCAAGGGGCCATCAGGTCGCCTTGTTTATAAGGGTCATGGAAAGTTCTCCATAAAAATTTTACGTAAAGACCCACCTGTCGATTACGACACTAAGAAG GTTGTAATGTTAGCTGGCGGTACGGGTATCACACCAATGCTACAACTAATTCGCGCTATTACAAAAGACGCCACAGATGAAACGCAGGTTTCTCTACTTTTTGCCAACCAAACGGAGAAAGATATACTGCTTCGAGATGAGTTAGATGGTATCGCGAAAAACCATCCGGACAAATTAAAAGTCTGGTACACATTGGATACTAGCGGTGAAAATTGGCCATACAGCACGGGGCACATAAACGCAGAAATGATAGAGAAACATATGTTCCCCCCGTCGTCTGATACGATTGTACTGATGTGTGGCCCACCACCGATGATCAATTTCGCTTGTAATCCTAATCTTGATAAACTTGGATACGATTTGAAATTACGATTTGCATATTAA
- the LOC143366809 gene encoding NADH-cytochrome b5 reductase 3-like isoform X5 has product MPLVLPVLAAVGTIAVIGLAVKLYISWSSEKKKKSPSLLVDPVVKYSLPLIQKDVISHDTRKFRFGLPTPDHILGLPIGQHVHLIAKIGEDVVIRSYTPVSSDDDHGYVDLVIKVYFKSVHPKFPEGGKLSQHLENMKIGDTIDFKGPSGRLVYKGHGKFSIKILRKDPPVDYDTKKVVMLAGGTGITPMLQLIRAITKDATDETQVSLLFANQTEKDILLRDELDGIAKNHPDKLKVWYTLDTSGENWPYSTGHINAEMIEKHMFPPSSDTIVLMCGPPPMINFACNPNLDKLGYDLKLRFAY; this is encoded by the exons ATGCCTCTG GTTTTGCCAGTGTTGGCTGCTGTAGGAACGATAGCTGTAATAGGATTAGCAGTGAAACTTTACATATCGTGGAGCagcgaaaagaaaaagaagtctCCGAGTTTGCTGGTTGACCCAGTTGTTAAATATAGCTTACCATTAATTCAAAAAGACGTAATAAGCCACGATACAAGAAAGTTTAGATTTGGTTTGCCAACACCAGATCACATCTTAGGGTTACCGATTGGTCAGCATGTACATTTAATAGCGAAAATCGGAGAAGATGTTGTTATACGATCCTATACGCCTGTTTCTAGCGACGACGACCATGGTTACGTAGATCTTGTCATCAAA GTATATTTCAAAAGCGTACATCCAAAATTCCCCGAGGGGGGGAAATTGTCTCAGCATCTAGAAAACATGAAAATTGGAGATACTATTGATTTCAAGGGGCCATCAGGTCGCCTTGTTTATAAGGGTCATGGAAAGTTCTCCATAAAAATTTTACGTAAAGACCCACCTGTCGATTACGACACTAAGAAG GTTGTAATGTTAGCTGGCGGTACGGGTATCACACCAATGCTACAACTAATTCGCGCTATTACAAAAGACGCCACAGATGAAACGCAGGTTTCTCTACTTTTTGCCAACCAAACGGAGAAAGATATACTGCTTCGAGATGAGTTAGATGGTATCGCGAAAAACCATCCGGACAAATTAAAAGTCTGGTACACATTGGATACTAGCGGTGAAAATTGGCCATACAGCACGGGGCACATAAACGCAGAAATGATAGAGAAACATATGTTCCCCCCGTCGTCTGATACGATTGTACTGATGTGTGGCCCACCACCGATGATCAATTTCGCTTGTAATCCTAATCTTGATAAACTTGGATACGATTTGAAATTACGATTTGCATATTAA
- the LOC143366814 gene encoding uncharacterized protein LOC143366814 isoform X1 — translation MQQMNVKFFRFFSLSLLLLNNGIISEAITVTEVPAGHLAELPCLSSDDQHRFMFWQLTDDRRIIGPGNLMDENKYNYEVLTGKLFIRGVSTAESGFYKCVSKGISDHSAINIHVVELIVKKDWEDVWENDFETNLLRGMAAVMVIVVGIAIALFIITTKRKRNRKFFDLEESRENSPEKYTPNISGGSTLPTPIIEETGIDNEAFDVDFPRVFKQMQK, via the exons ATGCAACAG ATGAACGtgaaattttttaggttctttagTTTGTCGCTATTATTGCTGAACAATGGAATCATTAGTGAGGCAATTACGGTGACAGAAGTTCCAGCTGGTCATTTAGCTGAACTTCCATGTCTGAGCAGTGATGACCAACATCGTTTTATGTTTTGGCAACTCACTGATGACAGACGTATTATTGGACCTGGGAATCTCATGGATGAAAACAAgtataattatgaagtattaaCTGGAAAACTTTTCATTAGG GGTGTATCAACTGCTGAATCTGGCTTCTACAAGTGTGTTTCAAAGGGTATATCTGATCATTCTGCTATAAATATTCATGTTGTTGAGTTGATTGTTAAGAAAGATTGGGAAGATGTTTGGGAAAACGACTTCGAA ACAAATTTATTACGAGGAATGGCTGCTGTTATGGTAATAGTTGTTGGTATAGCGATTGCACTTTTTATCATCACAACAAAAAGAAAACGAAATCGCAAATTCTTCG ATCTAGAAGAGTCAAGAGAGAACTCTCCTGAGAAATATACACCAAATATCAGTGGTGGCTCTACGTTGCCTACACCGATAATTGAAGAGACTGGCATCGATAATGAAGCCTTTGATGTCGATTTTCCTCGagtatttaaacaaatgcaaaaataa
- the LOC143366809 gene encoding NADH-cytochrome b5 reductase 3-like isoform X4 has product MSEQTNATPSSYSHVLPVLAAVGTIAVIGLAVKLYISWSSEKKKKSPSLLVDPVVKYSLPLIQKDVISHDTRKFRFGLPTPDHILGLPIGQHVHLIAKIGEDVVIRSYTPVSSDDDHGYVDLVIKVYFKSVHPKFPEGGKLSQHLENMKIGDTIDFKGPSGRLVYKGHGKFSIKILRKDPPVDYDTKKVVMLAGGTGITPMLQLIRAITKDATDETQVSLLFANQTEKDILLRDELDGIAKNHPDKLKVWYTLDTSGENWPYSTGHINAEMIEKHMFPPSSDTIVLMCGPPPMINFACNPNLDKLGYDLKLRFAY; this is encoded by the exons ATGTCGGAACAGACGAACGCAACACCATCGAGCTACTCTCAC GTTTTGCCAGTGTTGGCTGCTGTAGGAACGATAGCTGTAATAGGATTAGCAGTGAAACTTTACATATCGTGGAGCagcgaaaagaaaaagaagtctCCGAGTTTGCTGGTTGACCCAGTTGTTAAATATAGCTTACCATTAATTCAAAAAGACGTAATAAGCCACGATACAAGAAAGTTTAGATTTGGTTTGCCAACACCAGATCACATCTTAGGGTTACCGATTGGTCAGCATGTACATTTAATAGCGAAAATCGGAGAAGATGTTGTTATACGATCCTATACGCCTGTTTCTAGCGACGACGACCATGGTTACGTAGATCTTGTCATCAAA GTATATTTCAAAAGCGTACATCCAAAATTCCCCGAGGGGGGGAAATTGTCTCAGCATCTAGAAAACATGAAAATTGGAGATACTATTGATTTCAAGGGGCCATCAGGTCGCCTTGTTTATAAGGGTCATGGAAAGTTCTCCATAAAAATTTTACGTAAAGACCCACCTGTCGATTACGACACTAAGAAG GTTGTAATGTTAGCTGGCGGTACGGGTATCACACCAATGCTACAACTAATTCGCGCTATTACAAAAGACGCCACAGATGAAACGCAGGTTTCTCTACTTTTTGCCAACCAAACGGAGAAAGATATACTGCTTCGAGATGAGTTAGATGGTATCGCGAAAAACCATCCGGACAAATTAAAAGTCTGGTACACATTGGATACTAGCGGTGAAAATTGGCCATACAGCACGGGGCACATAAACGCAGAAATGATAGAGAAACATATGTTCCCCCCGTCGTCTGATACGATTGTACTGATGTGTGGCCCACCACCGATGATCAATTTCGCTTGTAATCCTAATCTTGATAAACTTGGATACGATTTGAAATTACGATTTGCATATTAA
- the LOC143366809 gene encoding NADH-cytochrome b5 reductase 3-like isoform X7 has product MPNLRSLVLPVLAAVGTIAVIGLAVKLYISWSSEKKKKSPSLLVDPVVKYSLPLIQKDVISHDTRKFRFGLPTPDHILGLPIGQHVHLIAKIGEDVVIRSYTPVSSDDDHGYVDLVIKVYFKSVHPKFPEGGKLSQHLENMKIGDTIDFKGPSGRLVYKGHGKFSIKILRKDPPVDYDTKKVVMLAGGTGITPMLQLIRAITKDATDETQVSLLFANQTEKDILLRDELDGIAKNHPDKLKVWYTLDTSGENWPYSTGHINAEMIEKHMFPPSSDTIVLMCGPPPMINFACNPNLDKLGYDLKLRFAY; this is encoded by the exons ATGCCAAATTTACGATCGCTG GTTTTGCCAGTGTTGGCTGCTGTAGGAACGATAGCTGTAATAGGATTAGCAGTGAAACTTTACATATCGTGGAGCagcgaaaagaaaaagaagtctCCGAGTTTGCTGGTTGACCCAGTTGTTAAATATAGCTTACCATTAATTCAAAAAGACGTAATAAGCCACGATACAAGAAAGTTTAGATTTGGTTTGCCAACACCAGATCACATCTTAGGGTTACCGATTGGTCAGCATGTACATTTAATAGCGAAAATCGGAGAAGATGTTGTTATACGATCCTATACGCCTGTTTCTAGCGACGACGACCATGGTTACGTAGATCTTGTCATCAAA GTATATTTCAAAAGCGTACATCCAAAATTCCCCGAGGGGGGGAAATTGTCTCAGCATCTAGAAAACATGAAAATTGGAGATACTATTGATTTCAAGGGGCCATCAGGTCGCCTTGTTTATAAGGGTCATGGAAAGTTCTCCATAAAAATTTTACGTAAAGACCCACCTGTCGATTACGACACTAAGAAG GTTGTAATGTTAGCTGGCGGTACGGGTATCACACCAATGCTACAACTAATTCGCGCTATTACAAAAGACGCCACAGATGAAACGCAGGTTTCTCTACTTTTTGCCAACCAAACGGAGAAAGATATACTGCTTCGAGATGAGTTAGATGGTATCGCGAAAAACCATCCGGACAAATTAAAAGTCTGGTACACATTGGATACTAGCGGTGAAAATTGGCCATACAGCACGGGGCACATAAACGCAGAAATGATAGAGAAACATATGTTCCCCCCGTCGTCTGATACGATTGTACTGATGTGTGGCCCACCACCGATGATCAATTTCGCTTGTAATCCTAATCTTGATAAACTTGGATACGATTTGAAATTACGATTTGCATATTAA
- the Cct2 gene encoding chaperonin containing TCP1 subunit 2 has translation MVSLNPVRILKNDAEEEKAEIARLSLFVGAIAIGDLVKSTLGPKGMDKVLVAHGRTAGDVQVTNDGATILKNVGVDNPAAKILVDMSRVQDDEVGDGTTSVTVLASELLREAEKLIDQKIHPQTIISGWRSATNVAREALRNAATDNSADPERFHEDLLNIARTTLSSKILSQHKEYFSKLAVDAVLRLKGSGNLSAIQVIKKRGGTLAHSFLDDGFLLDKKPGVHQPQKITDARILIANTPMDTDKIKVFGSRVRVDSMAKIAELEAAEKEKMKDKVDKIIKHGCNVFINRQLIYNYPEQLFADANIMAIEHADFEGIERLALVTGGEIVSTFDSPETVKLGKCDHIEQVMIGEDTLLKFSGVPLGEACTVIIRGATQQIIDEAERSLHDALCVLSATVRESKIVYGGGCSEMVMACAVMKAAASTPGKEAVAMESFARALQQLPTVIADNAGYDSAQLVSELRAAHNSGASTMGLDMEQGRTGCMERLGITESWAVKRQVLLSAAEAAEMILRVDDILRAAPRKRVKDHGRC, from the exons ATG GTCTCCCTGAACCCTGTCAGAATCCTCAAGAACGATGCAGAAGAAGAGAAGGCAGAGATTGCCAGGCTCAGCCTGTTCGTAGGGGCGATAGCCATTGGAGACTTGGTCAAGTCGACGCTTGGGCCAAAGGGCATGGATAAGGTATTGGTCGCTCACGGGCGGACGGCAGGAGACGTTCAGGTCACTAACGATGGAGCGACTATTCTGAAAAATGTCGGCGTGGATAACCCTGCCGCTAAAATTTTAGTGGATATGTCCCGTGTACAAGACGATGAAGTCGGAGATGGCACTACTTCTGTAACTGTCCTTG CTTCTGAATTGTTACGAGAAGCGGAGAAATTAATCGATCAAAAGATTCATCCTCAAACTATAATCTCTGGTTGGAGGAGTGCGACTAACGTGGCACGCGAAGCTTTAAGAAACGCCGCGACCGATAATTCTGCAGATCCTGAACGTTTCCACGAAGATCTGTTGAACATTGCGCGCACAACCTTGAGCTCAAAGATTTTGTCTCAACATAAAGAATATTTCAGTAAGCTCGCCGTGGATGCTGTACTACGTCTCAAAGGATCTGGCAATTTGTCGGCGATTCAAGTAATTAAGAAACGCGGAGGAACTTTAGCCCACTCTTTCCTCGATGACGGATTCTTGCTGGATAAAAAGCCTGGAGTCCATCAACCACAAAAAATAACTGATGCTCGTATACTTATAGCCAACACTCCTATGGATACAGATAAAATCAAG GTATTTGGATCCAGAGTTCGAGTCGATTCAATGGCGAAAATTGCGGAACTAGAAGCAGCAGAAAAAGAGAAGATGAAG GATAAAGTGGACAAGATCATAAAGCACGGCTGCAACGTCTTTATCAATAGACAGCTGATTTATAATTACCCGGAACAACTGTTTGCCGATGCTAACATCATGGCTATTGAGCACGCCGACTTTGAAGGTATTGAGAGACTTGCTCTTGTTACCGGCGGAGAAATAGTCAGTACTTTCGACAGTCCAGAAACGGTGAAACTTGGAAAATGTGATCACATCGAACAG GTGATGATAGGTGAAGATACCCTGCTGAAATTCTCAGGAGTTCCTCTGGGTGAAGCGTGCACTGTAATAATCCGAGGAGCCACGCAGCAGATCATCGACGAGGCAGAGAGATCGCTGCACGATGCTCTTTGCGTGCTGTCGGCTACAGTGCGCGAATCGAAAATTGTTTACGGTGGTGGATGCAGCGAGATGGTGATGGCCTGCGCTGTTATGAAAGCAGCAGCTTCTACTCCTGGAAAAGAAGCGGTTGCGATGGAATCATTTGCTCGAGCCTTACAACAATTGCCTACCGTAATTGCCGATAACGCTGGGTATGATTCAGCTCAGTTGGTTAGCGAACTTAGAGCCGCGCACAATTCCGGCGCGAGCACTATGGGTCTCG ATATGGAACAAGGACGTACGGGATGCATGGAACGGTTAGGAATAACTGAGTCTTGGGCTGTGAAGAGGCAGGTTTTGCTTAGCGCCGCAGAAGCGGCAGAAATGATTTTACGCGTGGATGACATTTTGCGGGCGGCGCCCAGGAAACGTGTCAAGGACCATGGACGTTGCTAA
- the LOC143366809 gene encoding NADH-cytochrome b5 reductase 3-like isoform X3, translating into MNQFHCIFWSCFKIIRIRKIKILNHVLPVLAAVGTIAVIGLAVKLYISWSSEKKKKSPSLLVDPVVKYSLPLIQKDVISHDTRKFRFGLPTPDHILGLPIGQHVHLIAKIGEDVVIRSYTPVSSDDDHGYVDLVIKVYFKSVHPKFPEGGKLSQHLENMKIGDTIDFKGPSGRLVYKGHGKFSIKILRKDPPVDYDTKKVVMLAGGTGITPMLQLIRAITKDATDETQVSLLFANQTEKDILLRDELDGIAKNHPDKLKVWYTLDTSGENWPYSTGHINAEMIEKHMFPPSSDTIVLMCGPPPMINFACNPNLDKLGYDLKLRFAY; encoded by the exons ATGAACCAATTCCATTGTATTTTTTGGTCGTGCTTCAAGATTATTAGAATAAGGAAAATCAAGATATTAAACCAT GTTTTGCCAGTGTTGGCTGCTGTAGGAACGATAGCTGTAATAGGATTAGCAGTGAAACTTTACATATCGTGGAGCagcgaaaagaaaaagaagtctCCGAGTTTGCTGGTTGACCCAGTTGTTAAATATAGCTTACCATTAATTCAAAAAGACGTAATAAGCCACGATACAAGAAAGTTTAGATTTGGTTTGCCAACACCAGATCACATCTTAGGGTTACCGATTGGTCAGCATGTACATTTAATAGCGAAAATCGGAGAAGATGTTGTTATACGATCCTATACGCCTGTTTCTAGCGACGACGACCATGGTTACGTAGATCTTGTCATCAAA GTATATTTCAAAAGCGTACATCCAAAATTCCCCGAGGGGGGGAAATTGTCTCAGCATCTAGAAAACATGAAAATTGGAGATACTATTGATTTCAAGGGGCCATCAGGTCGCCTTGTTTATAAGGGTCATGGAAAGTTCTCCATAAAAATTTTACGTAAAGACCCACCTGTCGATTACGACACTAAGAAG GTTGTAATGTTAGCTGGCGGTACGGGTATCACACCAATGCTACAACTAATTCGCGCTATTACAAAAGACGCCACAGATGAAACGCAGGTTTCTCTACTTTTTGCCAACCAAACGGAGAAAGATATACTGCTTCGAGATGAGTTAGATGGTATCGCGAAAAACCATCCGGACAAATTAAAAGTCTGGTACACATTGGATACTAGCGGTGAAAATTGGCCATACAGCACGGGGCACATAAACGCAGAAATGATAGAGAAACATATGTTCCCCCCGTCGTCTGATACGATTGTACTGATGTGTGGCCCACCACCGATGATCAATTTCGCTTGTAATCCTAATCTTGATAAACTTGGATACGATTTGAAATTACGATTTGCATATTAA
- the LOC143366814 gene encoding uncharacterized protein LOC143366814 isoform X2: protein MNVKFFRFFSLSLLLLNNGIISEAITVTEVPAGHLAELPCLSSDDQHRFMFWQLTDDRRIIGPGNLMDENKYNYEVLTGKLFIRGVSTAESGFYKCVSKGISDHSAINIHVVELIVKKDWEDVWENDFETNLLRGMAAVMVIVVGIAIALFIITTKRKRNRKFFDLEESRENSPEKYTPNISGGSTLPTPIIEETGIDNEAFDVDFPRVFKQMQK from the exons ATGAACGtgaaattttttaggttctttagTTTGTCGCTATTATTGCTGAACAATGGAATCATTAGTGAGGCAATTACGGTGACAGAAGTTCCAGCTGGTCATTTAGCTGAACTTCCATGTCTGAGCAGTGATGACCAACATCGTTTTATGTTTTGGCAACTCACTGATGACAGACGTATTATTGGACCTGGGAATCTCATGGATGAAAACAAgtataattatgaagtattaaCTGGAAAACTTTTCATTAGG GGTGTATCAACTGCTGAATCTGGCTTCTACAAGTGTGTTTCAAAGGGTATATCTGATCATTCTGCTATAAATATTCATGTTGTTGAGTTGATTGTTAAGAAAGATTGGGAAGATGTTTGGGAAAACGACTTCGAA ACAAATTTATTACGAGGAATGGCTGCTGTTATGGTAATAGTTGTTGGTATAGCGATTGCACTTTTTATCATCACAACAAAAAGAAAACGAAATCGCAAATTCTTCG ATCTAGAAGAGTCAAGAGAGAACTCTCCTGAGAAATATACACCAAATATCAGTGGTGGCTCTACGTTGCCTACACCGATAATTGAAGAGACTGGCATCGATAATGAAGCCTTTGATGTCGATTTTCCTCGagtatttaaacaaatgcaaaaataa